In Selenomonas sp. TAMA-11512, a genomic segment contains:
- a CDS encoding polyprenyl synthetase family protein, producing MDSTKERIGLIERALQEALSLRPAYEKKLHQAMEYSLMAGGKRIRPLLLMAAADAVGGHGENFITAACSLEMIHSYSLIHDDLPAMDDDDYRRGKPTNHKVFGEGMAILAGDGLETLAFEVLLRQKAAPETLLAVVRELADAAGPYGMVGGQAIDLDAEDTSIDIKTLQKMHAGKTGALFRAAIRMGAILAGAKEAELAALTEYAEKFGMAFQITDDILDVTGDEALLGKPVGSDEKQHKSTYVSLLSLHEAGELAKKAVDEAIAALEPFGERAAFLRQTVQYLLDRKA from the coding sequence ATGGATAGTACGAAAGAGCGTATCGGATTGATTGAGCGAGCCTTACAAGAGGCTCTTTCTTTGCGTCCTGCCTATGAAAAGAAGCTGCACCAAGCGATGGAGTATAGTCTTATGGCTGGCGGGAAGCGTATTCGCCCCTTGCTTCTAATGGCAGCAGCGGATGCCGTTGGCGGGCATGGAGAGAATTTTATTACAGCAGCCTGCTCTTTGGAAATGATACATTCGTATTCGTTGATACACGATGATCTTCCGGCTATGGATGATGACGACTATCGACGAGGTAAACCGACAAATCACAAAGTGTTTGGAGAAGGAATGGCAATCCTTGCGGGCGACGGATTGGAAACCCTAGCCTTTGAGGTATTGCTTCGGCAGAAGGCGGCCCCGGAAACGCTCTTAGCTGTCGTTCGAGAATTAGCGGATGCTGCAGGTCCTTATGGTATGGTAGGTGGGCAAGCGATTGACCTGGATGCGGAGGATACTTCCATTGATATAAAGACGCTCCAGAAAATGCATGCCGGTAAGACGGGGGCTCTTTTTCGCGCCGCTATTCGTATGGGAGCTATCCTGGCCGGTGCAAAAGAGGCGGAGCTTGCGGCACTTACCGAGTATGCGGAAAAATTCGGTATGGCTTTTCAGATTACAGATGACATTCTTGACGTGACAGGCGATGAGGCACTCTTAGGAAAACCTGTAGGCAGTGATGAAAAACAGCATAAGTCAACTTATGTGAGTCTGCTCTCATTACATGAGGCCGGAGAGCTTGCCAAGAAAGCAGTCGATGAGGCTATAGCCGCACTGGAACCTTTTGGCGAACGAGCTGCTTTTTTGCGACAGACCGTTCAGTATTTATTGGATCGAAAGGCTTGA
- the amaP gene encoding alkaline shock response membrane anchor protein AmaP codes for MSFFNRLILFFYALAVAVLSLGVVVLALGIVPSHILQNEYQYVMSMQKELIAGAVLVFLLSVHLLACSSSGREKVHESAQGELLIIAGTTGEVGVSLQALHRLIERVATATAGVRDTKVKVIQRKTVKDGKETTTLHVLLRLVLGREAEAAGVSDILRREICEELSHTVGIDHPEITIVVEDISNAPMTKKKRVV; via the coding sequence ATGAGCTTTTTTAATCGACTGATACTTTTTTTCTACGCCTTAGCCGTGGCTGTTTTATCTTTAGGTGTTGTCGTATTGGCTCTGGGGATTGTTCCTTCGCATATCCTGCAGAATGAATATCAGTATGTGATGTCTATGCAAAAGGAACTGATTGCGGGAGCGGTGCTTGTGTTTCTTTTGAGTGTGCATCTTTTAGCGTGCAGCTCATCCGGTAGGGAAAAGGTGCATGAAAGTGCGCAGGGCGAGCTTTTGATTATAGCGGGAACAACAGGCGAAGTCGGCGTATCCCTGCAGGCACTGCATCGTCTAATCGAGCGCGTGGCAACAGCGACGGCCGGTGTAAGGGATACGAAGGTCAAAGTTATACAGCGTAAGACCGTAAAGGATGGTAAAGAGACGACTACCTTGCATGTGCTGCTTCGCTTAGTGCTTGGACGAGAGGCGGAGGCAGCCGGCGTTTCGGATATACTGCGCAGAGAGATTTGTGAGGAGCTATCACATACGGTGGGGATAGATCATCCTGAAATTACGATTGTAGTGGAGGATATCTCCAATGCGCCGATGACAAAGAAGAAGCGTGTAGTTTGA
- a CDS encoding TlyA family RNA methyltransferase — protein sequence MAKERLDVLLVNRGFFPSRERARALIMEGKVLVNERKIDKPGTAVKEDAVIRLLGEDIPFVSRGGLKLSKALDTFSLSLKGKVMADIGAATGGFTDCALQRGARKVYAIDVGYGQLAWKLRTDERVVNMERTNIRQVTQEMFAYPLDFASIDVAFISLSKVLPTVYEILSPSGEVVALIKPQFEAGREHVGKKGVVRDPSIHISVIRDVFQTADNLGFYPTQLTFSPVKGPEGNIEYLVHLEKVPSAPAEQETIHIENIVQEAHLTLTK from the coding sequence ATGGCGAAAGAACGACTCGATGTCTTACTTGTTAATCGCGGTTTTTTCCCAAGCAGAGAGCGAGCTCGCGCCCTTATCATGGAGGGAAAGGTTCTTGTCAATGAAAGGAAGATAGATAAACCGGGTACAGCCGTAAAAGAAGATGCTGTTATTCGTCTTTTAGGGGAAGATATCCCTTTTGTCAGTCGGGGAGGACTGAAGCTCTCGAAAGCCCTGGACACCTTTTCACTTTCGTTAAAAGGAAAAGTGATGGCGGATATTGGTGCCGCAACAGGGGGATTCACAGACTGTGCCTTACAGCGCGGAGCGCGCAAAGTCTATGCAATTGATGTCGGCTATGGACAACTTGCCTGGAAGCTCCGCACAGATGAACGAGTCGTCAATATGGAGCGCACGAATATTCGTCAGGTGACACAGGAGATGTTTGCATATCCATTGGATTTTGCCTCAATTGATGTTGCATTTATTTCACTTTCTAAGGTATTGCCAACCGTCTATGAGATACTGTCTCCCAGTGGGGAGGTTGTCGCCTTGATCAAGCCTCAGTTTGAAGCCGGACGTGAACATGTTGGAAAAAAAGGTGTTGTTCGAGATCCATCGATACATATATCCGTGATACGAGACGTATTTCAAACGGCAGACAATCTTGGCTTTTATCCGACGCAGCTGACCTTTTCCCCTGTCAAGGGACCGGAGGGAAATATTGAATATCTTGTTCATCTTGAGAAGGTGCCGTCTGCACCCGCAGAGCAGGAGACAATCCATATTGAAAATATTGTGCAGGAAGCACATCTTACATTGACAAAGTAA
- a CDS encoding Asp23/Gls24 family envelope stress response protein, whose protein sequence is MAEERAEQKNTIGSIRIADEVVGIIAGLAATEIEGIAGMSGGIAGGIAEMLGRKNFAKGVKVEVGEKEAAVDLYIIVKYGTRIPDVAITAQENVKTAIENMTGLSVVEVNVHVQGVGFEDEAPEEEVHRVH, encoded by the coding sequence ATGGCTGAAGAAAGAGCAGAACAGAAAAACACCATCGGTTCGATTCGTATTGCCGATGAGGTGGTTGGCATCATTGCAGGACTTGCCGCAACAGAAATTGAAGGCATTGCCGGTATGAGCGGAGGCATTGCCGGTGGAATCGCAGAGATGCTTGGGCGCAAAAACTTTGCCAAGGGTGTAAAAGTCGAGGTCGGCGAGAAGGAAGCTGCTGTTGATTTGTATATTATTGTCAAGTACGGCACCCGTATCCCGGATGTTGCAATCACAGCACAGGAAAATGTTAAAACGGCAATAGAAAACATGACCGGACTCTCTGTGGTTGAAGTCAATGTCCACGTACAGGGAGTTGGCTTTGAAGATGAAGCGCCGGAAGAGGAAGTACACCGTGTTCACTGA
- a CDS encoding DUF2273 domain-containing protein, whose product MKEDIKDIVKELMGDHKGKILGSFLGVLLGIVVILFGFWATLFVLLTGLIGLAIGTYMDKGLPMRDLLAAIKEIFPYGFNRYR is encoded by the coding sequence ATGAAGGAAGATATAAAGGACATAGTCAAAGAGCTAATGGGAGATCACAAAGGAAAGATCTTAGGCAGTTTTCTCGGTGTTCTGCTGGGGATTGTTGTAATCTTATTCGGCTTTTGGGCGACTCTGTTTGTCTTGCTTACGGGGCTTATTGGTCTCGCTATCGGCACCTATATGGATAAGGGACTGCCAATGAGGGATTTGCTGGCAGCTATAAAAGAAATTTTCCCTTATGGATTTAATCGCTACCGATAA
- the argR gene encoding arginine repressor, translated as MKSKRHTLIREIIGKEEIETQEELAEALRKHSFDVTQATVSRDIKELMLRKVPMSNGRSRYAVPADTNRIIAGGRSVRMFQDSVMHVDSSENIVVMKTLPGTANAIASILDHEAWTDVIGTVAGDDTILLVIKPTAAVPKVMERLRFMMAGGR; from the coding sequence ATGAAGTCGAAACGACATACCTTAATACGGGAAATTATTGGTAAGGAAGAAATAGAAACACAAGAGGAATTGGCTGAAGCACTGCGCAAGCACTCCTTTGATGTAACACAAGCGACGGTATCCCGGGATATCAAAGAGCTTATGCTGCGAAAGGTTCCCATGTCCAACGGGCGATCACGCTATGCTGTTCCCGCGGATACAAATCGAATTATTGCGGGCGGAAGAAGTGTGCGAATGTTTCAGGACTCGGTTATGCATGTTGATTCGAGTGAAAATATAGTCGTTATGAAGACCCTTCCGGGTACGGCAAATGCAATTGCCTCGATTTTAGATCATGAGGCATGGACAGATGTGATTGGAACGGTTGCCGGAGATGATACGATTCTGCTGGTCATAAAACCGACGGCAGCGGTGCCGAAGGTAATGGAACGTTTAAGATTCATGATGGCGGGAGGGAGGTAG
- the nusB gene encoding transcription antitermination factor NusB — protein MSRRHAREAALLTLFQLELNPPQESADFDGEVLALDAAVEETHLRGKDDYDFAANLVHGTRAVIGKIDDQLKAHAKSWSLERMAGVDRNIVRIALYELLYADEPMDTAVAISEAVELAKIYGTDESARYVNGVLGEIVRSLDKA, from the coding sequence ATGAGTCGAAGACACGCACGCGAAGCTGCGCTGTTGACATTATTTCAGTTGGAACTGAATCCGCCGCAAGAGAGTGCAGATTTTGACGGCGAGGTACTGGCATTAGACGCGGCGGTGGAGGAGACGCATCTGCGAGGAAAAGACGATTACGATTTTGCTGCAAATCTGGTACATGGAACACGGGCTGTAATAGGCAAGATAGATGACCAACTCAAAGCACATGCAAAGAGTTGGTCTTTGGAGCGCATGGCAGGTGTAGATCGAAATATTGTACGTATCGCACTTTATGAACTCCTGTATGCGGATGAACCTATGGATACAGCTGTGGCGATCAGCGAAGCCGTAGAACTGGCAAAAATATACGGTACAGATGAATCTGCACGCTATGTGAACGGTGTGTTGGGGGAGATTGTACGCTCGCTGGATAAAGCATGA
- the xseA gene encoding exodeoxyribonuclease VII large subunit, whose amino-acid sequence MTVRAHSVSELTRYIKQIFQAEDILHNIAVEGELSNFKRYPSGHCYFTLKDKDASLKCVMFKSYAGGLRFLPENGMMVILTGSISVYERDGVYQLYAEQMLPAGIGEMHLAYEQLKERLEKEGLFAAEHKASLPFYPHVIGVVTSRAGAVLRDIYRVSKRRNPYIRLVLYPVQVQGESAAAEISRGIRFFNEKYPVDVLIVGRGGGSREDLWAFNEEPVVRAIYASKIPVISAVGHETDTTLADFVSDVRASTPSQAAELAVPERAQLVYTVHNMERNLQNALLHHLQIKKRQLHQACSFYRKKTPERLLAEHWQRADHLLFQLDSHKRMGLERKEQKFLAASAQLELLNPLRVLARGYGIVEQAGEPLHSVKALCEGNIVQVTVQDGSFSAMVQKVKRIK is encoded by the coding sequence ATGACGGTTAGAGCCCATAGTGTCAGTGAGCTGACTCGCTATATCAAACAGATATTTCAGGCGGAAGATATCCTCCATAACATTGCTGTGGAAGGCGAACTGTCTAATTTTAAGAGATATCCCTCCGGACATTGTTACTTCACATTGAAGGACAAAGATGCCTCCTTGAAGTGTGTCATGTTTAAAAGCTATGCCGGCGGTCTGCGGTTCCTGCCGGAAAACGGTATGATGGTCATTTTGACAGGCAGTATTTCTGTCTATGAACGCGATGGCGTATATCAACTCTATGCGGAGCAAATGCTGCCGGCAGGTATAGGTGAGATGCACTTAGCCTATGAACAGTTAAAAGAGCGATTGGAAAAAGAGGGGCTGTTCGCCGCAGAACATAAGGCTTCACTGCCCTTTTATCCACATGTCATCGGAGTTGTTACCTCCAGAGCCGGAGCCGTGCTGCGTGATATATATCGAGTCTCTAAACGTCGCAATCCGTATATACGATTGGTTTTATATCCGGTACAGGTACAGGGAGAATCGGCTGCCGCGGAAATTTCTCGAGGGATTCGGTTTTTCAATGAGAAATACCCGGTAGATGTCTTGATCGTTGGTCGTGGCGGCGGATCTCGAGAGGATTTGTGGGCATTTAACGAAGAACCTGTCGTACGAGCTATTTATGCGTCTAAAATTCCTGTTATATCCGCAGTCGGGCATGAGACGGATACAACGTTGGCGGATTTTGTAAGTGATGTCCGCGCCTCTACGCCCTCGCAGGCAGCTGAACTTGCAGTGCCGGAGAGAGCTCAGCTTGTATATACAGTGCACAATATGGAGCGAAATTTACAAAACGCTCTTTTACATCATTTACAGATAAAAAAACGGCAGCTGCATCAAGCGTGTTCGTTCTATCGCAAAAAAACACCGGAGCGCCTTTTGGCAGAGCATTGGCAGCGAGCAGATCATCTATTGTTTCAGTTGGATAGCCATAAACGTATGGGGCTTGAAAGAAAGGAACAGAAGTTTTTGGCAGCGTCAGCGCAACTTGAGCTTTTAAATCCTCTGCGTGTTTTAGCGCGAGGTTATGGAATTGTCGAGCAGGCCGGAGAGCCTCTTCATAGTGTCAAGGCGCTGTGTGAAGGCAATATCGTTCAAGTTACCGTGCAAGATGGTTCATTTTCAGCAATGGTGCAGAAAGTTAAGCGAATAAAGTGA
- the dxs gene encoding 1-deoxy-D-xylulose-5-phosphate synthase, which produces MGTLLETIKNPQDFKEFSMEQLLQLAGEIRTQIIETVSLTGGHLAPSLGVVELTIALHRILECPQDKLIWDVGHQSYPHKLLTGRLDRFFTLRQKDGITGFPNRKESPYDAFGTGHASTSISAALGMAAARDLAGADYKVVAIIGDGALTGGEAFEALNQAGALKKNIIVILNDNGMSIAHNVGAMSEYLSLFRADRRYAQAKKELKGILKRIPRIGEQVVETAEHFKDGVRSALIPGEFFTQLGFQYFGPFDGHNLPLLLDILEAAVERQGPILLHVKTHKGHGYPPAEDSPEKFHGIGKFDIENGETSKNINRTPTYTEVFGRAILEAAEHDSRIVAITAAMPEGTGLKPFSERFPSRFYDVGIAEEHAMTFAAGLAASGARPVVALYSTFAQRAYDQIIHDVALQNLPVLIALDRAGFVGADGATHHGVFDYSYLRHIPNLTVWAPKDENELGKMVQTALRTNGPVAIRYPRGEGRGVALESRFEPFSEIRAEVLQQGQEVAILAVGSMVEKAEDIANRLTAAQIRPTIVNIRSIKPLDIDCLKELIGAPSLRLLVTMEENVLAGGFGSLVLETLADLKQTIPTLRFGIPDTFVEQGSVKEELEMCGLLPEQMADIILERLQELKG; this is translated from the coding sequence ATGGGTACACTACTGGAAACAATAAAAAATCCACAGGATTTCAAGGAGTTTTCCATGGAACAGCTTTTGCAGCTTGCAGGCGAGATTCGCACGCAGATTATAGAGACTGTTTCATTGACAGGAGGACATCTGGCTCCGAGTCTGGGCGTAGTCGAGCTGACTATAGCCTTACACCGCATACTGGAGTGTCCGCAGGATAAGTTGATTTGGGATGTCGGTCATCAATCCTATCCGCACAAACTTTTGACCGGTCGACTGGATCGTTTTTTTACATTACGCCAAAAGGATGGAATCACAGGATTCCCAAATCGCAAAGAGTCTCCCTATGATGCCTTCGGTACAGGGCATGCAAGCACCTCTATTTCCGCTGCGCTGGGCATGGCTGCTGCACGTGATTTGGCGGGAGCTGACTATAAGGTTGTAGCGATTATCGGCGACGGAGCATTGACCGGCGGTGAAGCATTTGAAGCTCTAAACCAGGCGGGTGCTCTAAAAAAGAACATAATCGTCATACTGAATGATAACGGAATGTCTATTGCACACAATGTCGGTGCGATGTCCGAATATCTCTCTCTGTTTCGAGCGGATCGTCGTTATGCACAAGCTAAAAAAGAGCTCAAGGGAATTTTGAAGCGAATTCCCCGTATTGGCGAACAGGTTGTCGAAACGGCTGAGCACTTTAAAGATGGAGTCCGTTCTGCATTGATTCCGGGAGAGTTTTTCACGCAGCTTGGATTCCAATATTTTGGTCCGTTTGATGGACATAATTTACCCTTACTGCTGGATATTCTTGAAGCGGCTGTGGAAAGACAAGGTCCTATTTTGCTTCATGTTAAGACGCATAAAGGGCATGGATATCCGCCAGCAGAGGATTCCCCTGAAAAGTTTCACGGCATTGGCAAGTTCGATATCGAAAACGGAGAAACCTCGAAGAACATAAATCGTACACCTACTTATACAGAGGTGTTTGGTCGAGCTATACTGGAAGCAGCCGAACATGATTCACGCATCGTTGCGATTACGGCTGCTATGCCGGAAGGCACTGGGTTAAAACCGTTTTCTGAACGATTTCCTTCGCGCTTTTATGATGTCGGGATTGCGGAAGAACACGCCATGACATTTGCTGCAGGACTGGCTGCGTCCGGTGCTCGTCCTGTCGTGGCGCTTTACTCTACCTTTGCACAGCGCGCCTATGATCAGATCATTCATGACGTCGCTCTGCAGAACCTGCCTGTCTTGATTGCTTTGGATCGAGCCGGATTTGTAGGGGCGGATGGTGCGACACATCACGGTGTCTTTGATTATTCCTATTTGCGCCACATCCCAAATCTGACCGTTTGGGCCCCAAAGGATGAAAATGAACTTGGAAAAATGGTGCAGACCGCTTTGCGCACAAATGGCCCTGTTGCCATTCGCTATCCCCGTGGGGAGGGGAGAGGTGTAGCGTTGGAAAGTCGCTTTGAGCCTTTTTCTGAAATACGGGCAGAGGTGCTTCAGCAGGGACAAGAGGTTGCGATTTTGGCTGTTGGAAGTATGGTGGAAAAAGCAGAAGATATCGCTAACCGGCTGACAGCAGCTCAGATACGGCCAACCATTGTTAATATACGCAGCATCAAGCCCCTCGACATTGACTGTCTAAAGGAATTGATCGGAGCTCCCTCTTTGCGCCTCTTGGTGACGATGGAGGAAAATGTCTTAGCGGGCGGTTTCGGCTCCTTGGTACTGGAAACACTGGCAGATTTAAAGCAAACTATACCTACGCTGCGTTTCGGGATCCCGGATACCTTTGTGGAGCAGGGAAGTGTCAAAGAAGAGCTTGAGATGTGCGGGCTCCTACCGGAGCAAATGGCAGATATCATTCTGGAACGTTTGCAGGAATTGAAAGGGTAG
- the recN gene encoding DNA repair protein RecN translates to MLTSLKVWNFALIEEVKIEFDEGLNILTGETGAGKSILIDALGAVLGSRLTVSAIRTNCEWLKVEAVFDIAGQDELIKMLSDQMIEAEDNLLILIRQVSKTGKNSILANGSHITLTLLRSISKYLMDIHGQNENLALLREENRFRLVDGSNADIRALYVDYMSQYRCWQELLKKKQELENAAKNYDERLDMLRWQEKEITDAELKEGEDEALEADIHRLSHAEKIAQYVQEAYMYLDEEPGGTSLSILSALAKVRHALESLSRYDDGLENARNLIETAITELQEAAYEVRDYGESMDADPARLDQMQQRLDTIDRLRHKYGATVAEILAHQKKIQAELTSIENYDTDLASLDKEIETAATRVAAAADNLSLQRKKAAKKLTAEIVKQIHSLGMKEADFHIDVTSGSDYTPTGKDQIRILFSANPGESAQALEQVASGGELSRIALAIKAVSAASDDAAPSMVFDEIDTGIGGQTARMVAERIALVADKKQVLCITHLPQIACMADVHLYIHKETKNGRTMTFIDRLSEVSRVNEIARMASGNDITAAALDNAREMVDNAKIKKDMLLRKKEK, encoded by the coding sequence ATGCTCACATCATTAAAGGTATGGAATTTTGCATTGATTGAAGAGGTTAAGATCGAATTTGATGAAGGTCTTAATATCTTAACGGGAGAAACAGGGGCCGGCAAGTCCATTTTAATTGACGCTCTGGGGGCTGTTCTTGGCAGCCGGCTCACCGTTTCGGCTATTCGCACGAATTGCGAATGGCTGAAGGTGGAAGCTGTTTTTGATATAGCAGGGCAGGATGAGCTCATAAAAATGTTGTCGGATCAGATGATAGAGGCGGAAGACAATCTTCTTATTTTGATACGGCAAGTGTCGAAAACAGGCAAGAATTCTATTCTTGCTAATGGCTCGCATATTACACTGACACTTTTACGCTCCATTAGCAAATACCTGATGGATATTCACGGGCAAAATGAGAATCTTGCTCTTCTGAGAGAAGAGAATCGTTTTCGCTTAGTTGACGGAAGTAATGCCGACATTCGTGCGCTTTATGTCGACTATATGAGTCAATACAGATGCTGGCAGGAGCTTTTAAAAAAGAAGCAGGAACTGGAAAATGCGGCAAAGAACTATGACGAGCGACTGGATATGCTGCGCTGGCAGGAAAAAGAAATTACGGATGCCGAACTGAAAGAGGGCGAAGATGAAGCTCTCGAAGCAGATATACATAGACTCTCTCATGCAGAAAAAATCGCACAATATGTACAAGAGGCCTATATGTATCTTGATGAGGAGCCAGGCGGAACGTCGCTGTCTATTCTTTCCGCACTTGCAAAAGTCAGGCATGCATTGGAATCTCTTTCTCGCTATGATGATGGTTTAGAAAATGCAAGAAATCTGATTGAAACAGCGATTACGGAGCTGCAGGAGGCGGCGTATGAGGTTCGCGATTACGGTGAAAGTATGGATGCCGATCCGGCACGGTTGGATCAAATGCAGCAACGCTTAGATACAATTGACAGGCTCCGTCATAAATACGGTGCAACTGTTGCAGAAATTCTGGCGCACCAGAAAAAAATACAGGCAGAACTGACGTCTATCGAAAATTATGATACCGATCTAGCTTCCCTTGATAAAGAAATTGAGACAGCCGCCACTCGAGTTGCCGCAGCAGCAGATAACCTGTCCTTGCAGCGAAAAAAGGCTGCAAAAAAGCTGACAGCGGAAATCGTAAAACAGATTCATAGTCTTGGTATGAAAGAAGCTGATTTTCATATAGATGTTACATCCGGTTCCGACTATACGCCAACAGGAAAAGATCAGATACGGATTCTCTTCTCGGCGAATCCGGGTGAAAGTGCTCAAGCACTCGAGCAAGTTGCTTCCGGCGGTGAGTTATCACGTATAGCGCTCGCTATTAAAGCGGTCTCTGCCGCATCGGATGATGCGGCCCCCAGTATGGTCTTTGATGAAATCGATACGGGCATCGGCGGGCAAACGGCTCGCATGGTAGCGGAACGCATTGCTCTCGTCGCAGATAAGAAACAGGTCCTCTGCATCACGCATTTGCCGCAGATTGCTTGTATGGCAGATGTGCACCTCTATATTCATAAGGAAACAAAAAATGGGCGGACAATGACCTTTATTGATCGACTGTCGGAAGTTTCTCGAGTCAACGAAATAGCTCGCATGGCATCCGGGAATGATATCACGGCTGCCGCGCTTGACAATGCAAGAGAAATGGTAGATAATGCGAAAATCAAGAAGGACATGCTGCTTCGCAAAAAGGAAAAATAG
- the efp gene encoding elongation factor P, which produces MISSTDFRTGLTIEIDGGVWQVVDFQHVKPGKGAAFVRTKIKNVETGAVIERTFNPNEKMPAARLDTRTMQYLYESDGVYTFMDTENYEQSELSKDQLGDALNYLQENMEVNIQTFKGRIIGIALPNSVNLKVTECEPSVKGNTATGATKMATVETGYIVRVPLFINEGDVLRIDTRTGNYIERA; this is translated from the coding sequence ATGATTTCAAGTACAGATTTTCGTACGGGGCTGACGATTGAGATCGACGGCGGTGTATGGCAGGTTGTTGATTTTCAGCACGTTAAACCGGGAAAAGGGGCTGCTTTTGTCCGTACAAAGATCAAAAATGTTGAGACGGGAGCTGTCATTGAACGCACTTTCAACCCAAATGAAAAGATGCCTGCGGCACGTCTCGATACACGTACCATGCAGTATCTCTATGAATCGGATGGTGTCTATACCTTTATGGACACGGAAAACTACGAGCAGTCGGAACTCTCCAAAGATCAGCTGGGGGATGCCCTAAACTATCTGCAGGAGAACATGGAGGTCAATATCCAAACCTTCAAGGGACGTATTATCGGTATTGCGTTACCGAATTCTGTCAACCTCAAAGTAACGGAGTGTGAGCCAAGCGTAAAGGGAAATACGGCGACGGGGGCTACGAAGATGGCAACTGTGGAGACCGGATACATTGTCCGGGTGCCACTGTTTATCAATGAGGGAGATGTTCTTCGCATCGATACGCGTACAGGCAACTATATTGAGCGTGCATAA
- the xseB gene encoding exodeoxyribonuclease VII small subunit yields MGRKKQPTFEEALTELESITRTMENGDLLLTDLMKQYAHGVELAAICKAALTDAEKAMDAVLVDKVDQIEELRLEVEGDING; encoded by the coding sequence ATGGGCAGAAAGAAGCAGCCAACCTTTGAAGAAGCTTTGACAGAATTGGAATCGATTACGCGAACTATGGAAAACGGTGACCTGCTCTTAACGGATCTGATGAAACAATATGCGCATGGTGTAGAACTGGCTGCAATCTGTAAAGCTGCGCTGACGGACGCTGAAAAAGCAATGGATGCAGTATTGGTCGATAAGGTCGATCAGATTGAAGAATTGCGTCTGGAGGTTGAGGGTGATATCAATGGATAG
- a CDS encoding NAD(+)/NADH kinase, with protein MMSIGIFPNMQKNLAKSILKRVMNFFIGKSVRVVMPQREAEYFGFPAYGSESIVDESLDIAVSIGGDGTLLGVCRLLSQHDIPVCGINLGTVGFMTDIELNEIEKCLQKLLNGNYNIEERLMLTGTALHGGKEMLLGHAINDIVVSKGGLARMLRISLDVNKTQVADYKADGIIVSTATGSTAYSLSAGGPILNPLVKALLLTPICPHSFNIRPMVVRAEDIVEVHVVSGQDVAATLDGQKIIPLDEGDTVIVRQSEKSARIVKFADKDYYKIVRTKLWGT; from the coding sequence ATGATGTCTATAGGGATTTTTCCCAATATGCAAAAGAATTTAGCCAAAAGCATCTTGAAGCGCGTCATGAACTTTTTTATTGGAAAATCGGTGCGCGTAGTGATGCCGCAGCGTGAGGCCGAGTACTTCGGATTCCCTGCATATGGCTCCGAAAGTATTGTAGATGAGTCCTTGGACATTGCTGTCAGTATCGGCGGTGACGGGACTCTATTGGGGGTCTGTCGATTACTTTCACAGCACGATATCCCCGTTTGCGGTATCAATCTTGGAACAGTCGGATTTATGACGGATATAGAACTCAATGAGATTGAAAAATGTCTGCAAAAACTGTTGAACGGCAACTACAATATTGAAGAACGGCTAATGTTAACAGGGACGGCTCTGCATGGCGGCAAAGAGATGCTCTTAGGTCATGCCATCAATGATATTGTTGTATCCAAAGGCGGACTTGCCCGTATGCTGCGCATCAGTCTGGATGTCAATAAGACACAGGTGGCGGATTATAAAGCAGATGGCATTATCGTTTCTACGGCAACAGGTTCTACGGCGTATTCGTTGTCGGCGGGAGGACCGATTCTAAACCCGCTTGTAAAAGCGCTGCTTCTGACACCTATCTGTCCGCATTCCTTTAATATTCGCCCGATGGTCGTCCGTGCAGAGGATATTGTTGAGGTACATGTCGTATCGGGACAAGATGTCGCTGCGACGCTTGATGGACAAAAAATTATCCCCCTGGACGAGGGCGATACAGTGATTGTACGCCAATCGGAAAAATCGGCACGCATTGTTAAATTTGCGGATAAAGATTACTATAAGATAGTTCGTACGAAGCTATGGGGAACCTGA